The following are from one region of the Capsicum annuum cultivar UCD-10X-F1 chromosome 1, UCD10Xv1.1, whole genome shotgun sequence genome:
- the LOC107857141 gene encoding monothiol glutaredoxin-S10 — protein sequence MDRVVKVASQKAVVIFSKSTCCMCHAIKRLFYEQGVSPMIYELDEDINGREMERSLLRLGCSPAVPAVFIGGRFVGSANTVMTLHINGSLKKMLKDAGALWL from the coding sequence ATGGACCGTGTAGTGAAAGTGGCATCACAAAAGGCAGTGGTGATATTTAGCAAGAGTACATGTTGCATGTGCCATGCAATTAAGAGGTTATTTTACGAGCAAGGTGTTAGCCCTAtgatttatgaacttgatgaagaTATCAATGGCCGTGAAATGGAGAGATCACTTCTCAGGTTAGGCTGCAGCCCGGCCGTACCAGCCGTGTTTATTGGTGGTAGATTTGTGGGATCAGCCAACACTGTCATGACACTTCATATCAATGGTTCACTCAAGAAGATGCTTAAAGATGCAGGAGCTCTCTGGCTTTAG